The genomic stretch TGTTGCCCAgccccacataataatatgctactATAATACTATAGAAAGAAACTAGCCAGTCCATTTGAAACTGTAAATGTAAACTCATAATAAATGACAAATACATATACTGCCAATATGAGCAATTCCAGCTTAATTAGAAAGAGAATTATGatatttactttgaatttaATGTCGacggaatattattatttacgatgAAGCGGGTCATATTAGTTCATAATGGTAATTTTGACAAGGCAAAGTTcgcaatcataacttttaaactctcgcgttgcatgtttaatgtataatagaatacgggaattaacgcgaacacgcattttaccttaaaatgcctaacgtttcggcgcaggttgcactcgccgtggtcccaggcagactgtcTAATAATACGTCGTAATACTTAGAAatcataacaatacattttcttatttgCATGACATGAGAGGATATTAATTTCTACAGTCTATTTTCTTTCTCAAATTAAGCGTTAATTCTGAATTAAAATTACCTTTGTGAGCTAAAATGACCCGCTTCGTCTACGATATTCCAGTGTGGGTGtggtaatgttatatttaatataaaaaaccttatttttgaagatacaaTTTTATAGCGAACTGTTAACTACAAGTTACAAACGCAAGCTAAAACTACTACTTTCTTTATCAGACTAGCGTCGTTGCCgcttttgttattttcatgCAATTTTCAAAATGGTATTAAAATTATGCTTTAGACTTTCTTTTGCTGAGGTCGAGATGAAAGAGACGGTATAAGAAATTAAGCGTTGCTTAAAAATGGAGTATTATTTTAGAATTCAGTGCAATGTTTTGCTGTTTGCAGTTGTATGTGCAGTCTACAGGTCGCTAAAAAAgtgtatcataatattattcgaGATCCATGACcaagcaatatttttaagtaaaaagttattatttaaataatattttatatagtttactaaaataatcggttgattaactttttttattatttcatataatttatgaatgaaataaatgttttacgtcataatattcaatatattataattttatatttactactgTTAAACAACACCCTATATGCGCTAAGTATGTAGTTGCCATATCgaagttagttttatttttccatCGGTATTGCCAGCACAAAAAAATCcgttaaacaattatttttcctattaataaataataacatctagtctgaataataataattgttgcagTTTTTTTGCTGTAGGTACCGACCTCACCCACACAGATGATTTCACGATAGCAACACTGTTCATACGATATaaactatatatattatataggcAATACAGATTATATAGGCTAAGCGTTAAgttgtaaatataattgaatataaattattattgtaattcaaaataaaattatcgatctgtactttgttgttttacttttatgcAAATACAAGATgccttaaaaactattttattaattgtaggTCCCGTTGGAAAACCCCGTTTATTTGAAACCAAATTGGGCGGAAATAAACTCGTATGTTATTGATGcccataaaataaaagttttaaggaGAAATAATTGCTATTGTTTCTGATCAGTTTATTAATAAGAGCTGTAGAAAAAGTCACAATCAACTTCGGACCAAAATCCGAATGCTATATCAAAGCCTTCTTATAGATTGCAATCGCACTTTTCGCCTCtcacaaaaaacaattttgttgtgATTTACAATGATTTCAATGCAACTTGTGTCTTAGAAGTCGGCTACTTTCAGATTGCACGTTTAATAAGATCTAAGCTACGCACCCACTGGGTCGGAACCCAATCATATGGGCAATAAggagttaataattatttggcGCAGATCTCTATACTGAGCGCATAGTGTTTTATGAACTTGTACAGTACATCCGAGCTGTCATTGTCCGCACGCTCTGACGCATGCCCCGACAGTGCTGTACAATCTTTCCAATGATATCGACTTGTATCCTTGTATCAAACCACGGAAATACAAAAGTAATTCCGCGTATCAAACATTGAAACTAGGTACTTATACTAATACCTAATAATGTCCCGCCGATCCGGCTACAGCGGtctatttcattgaaactggccaatgatgcaggactttgtttatagtgtccaagtgtgtgcacgaTACACAGGTAGAATCTCTATTCCCTCACTCTCATAACCTGGTGGGACGGAAAACCGACACGACcggtgagaggtcaggcgccgGACCGACGCcgcgacggctttacgtgctctccgaggcatgGAGGTCTTCGACTCTCttctcaacttcctaactccgagcaatttctaagaaattcttaacaattAATCtcagaaaaaactttttgtttcgactcaggattcgaacccgagacctcccgcaaggcagtcgcatacactaccgaccgtgccGCAGAGGCAGTCACCTTATTCCCTAACATGTGTGGTTGATAGCACGTCCTCATGAAAACACTGAAACGAACTTTAAATATGGGTAACCCAAGCCCGGAAGGGAACATAATAATTCAGATAGGTacctagtttattataaaagaatagTACATCTGTAAATGGAATAAAAACTACgttacaaacaataataaaacaactcAATGGTTATTAATCTCTTTTGTTCTGTGCTGTCATTCTGTAGGATCCAACAACATCTCCCGTCCTGCCGCGTcctttatattttgtacaatattcTCTCATATTTATGTAGTgttgtttacattttacattattttgttgtgttttgatATATCGTATTATGTGCTATTGCAGTTCTGTGGGTTTGTCTTCGTAAATGGTAAATATTAGTTGGTTAATTTTTTcaacaatactttttaatttaaaccaaaatGTAGATCTAGGAATAATTAGCTCAGACACTGAGAATAATTGCAAACGGTTGCACGTTGCTTTCATCAGATTCAGATcagttttcaaacaaataattaaaaagcttGCATTACTTTGTCTTACAAATCAGCTGTCTGCCAAGTCTATGTTGAgaattaaactaatattaacCTTGCCATAGGTTGCCTTGCCTATATACCATTCCTAGGTTCCGTATCTATctgttgtaaaattaaaaactcagTAGGTTGTATTTTAAGCAATAGGTTGGGGAGAATCgtctaattaaaaatgtttacaatttttaatgtATGATCAGCTGCTTGGGTGTTTCTTCAAGAAGGCCCTTGTGTATTCATAACGTATGAAGCAATAGAAGTGTGCCAGTGGCATTCTCAGGTCTCTGCTTACACCCATGAGAAAAAGGCGAGATGAAGTTGAATTTATGCGTGGCgaagcctttctttcaactatgttggagtcagcttccagtgtCACCtaatgcagctaaataccagactttacatggagcgactgcctatcagacttccacaacccagttacttgtgTTATAACTCGTTGAATTCTGATTGATCGGCGAAATACTGATTTCCGATCCGAGAGTTATACGATACTTACAGATATTTACGAAAATACTCGCCTATCATGTTACGTAACTCATTGTGCTATGACGAATTCTCTCATTTTTGTGAACGATACCGTGTTATCCTCATTCTTCCATTGTTTTTCACGAAATACAACAATTGGATCATCGGATTCATACAAAAGACGTTAGGGAAAGATATTGAATAACACGAAATCAATAACGGCGAAATGATGaccaaattattgttattactgaaccgatttttgAAGAAGTCAGACGTTTGGGCTCATTTAAACTTAGCAATTATATCTAGTCAATCAATATTTAAGATTATTGACACATACAAGTATAAATTATTCAGTATTTAACATAGTTTTGACCGAATTCTGTAAGGTATTGTCGGtccctattaaaaaaaaagtagcaGACATTTCGGATCCCTAtccttattttaaaaagtaccaAATTATTCTCGGTGCAATGTCATACTTAAAGAGTCCATGTATGGTTATGTTGGTGACCTTATGACGTAGCGGCCGCGCGATGTGGCGGTCTGTCCTGTTGTGGTTGTCGGTGGTTGCCCTGTCTTCTGCCATACCTGAGGAGTACCAGTACTGTGCGCTGAGGTACCGAAGACTCTGCCAGGGGAAGGGCAGACATGTCGCTTGTCAGTTTCCtgatgtaagtatattatgttgTTCTTAAGTGTTGCTAAACAGATTTAGTGGTCATACCAGTGCTAATGATGTGAGTgtcgtggattcgatttccaCAAGAAATCAAATATTTCCCTCTCTCAGttagaagttaaaaataaaaaatgtaattcgCTGGCTACCTAGACGGTCTCTCTCGACACGAGTAACCTGATGGCTTAAAAAAGTGAGTCTCTTTGTACTAGTTGGAGTCCCATGATTCCTctctcacatttttttttacgtatTGAACCCATTCTACTTTTTATAGGATGACACCTTCATCATATAATACCTTTTTCTAATCCATATTTTCAGCCCGGTGCGGGGCAAATGTGTTATCGTTATACACCAATAAAATTCACTAGTGATTTGAAGAATTTCATCACTCATTATCTGAACAGGTAAGGCTTTTCTTtagatactttttttaatatcattgtATTGAACTTAGTAAATAATTAGCTTAACCTAAATTTCTTCTGAGGGCTTTGATTTCGCGTATTGTGTACTTGGCTAGCACTTCTTTGGCGAACGAAAGCTCTTTCTCTGATAAGTATAATGGTTACAGACGTCGTCAGCGCATCGCGTCAGGTAATGAGAGGGTTCGCGGCGGAGTACACCTGCCCAAACCACAACTTATGATGTTGGTGGTGAGTAACAGAGTTAGAACTAAAGATTAGATTCGCCAATGGTAGCGATAGTCAACCACGTTCACCTTCACAGGAGATACAGGAACCTCCGTATGAGGATCTCTCGACCATAAGCGAAACTAGGATTTTGAACGAGCTTGTAATCTCGACTTAAATACTTCCTTTTTATGCACGTGATTTTCAcgatagtaataaaattttgcatgttGTGTGTGACAGGAATGGGATCGTGAGCTGGCGATGTTGGCGCAACGACTCGCCGATCAATGCACATTTGTCCACGATGACTGCAGGGCTACGTGTAACTATTTTGCTAACTTCTAAAAGCCTCTTGCATGCAAGATTATAAAGCATACCACTTTCTTTAGAACTCCTTCGTAACTCTGCTTTAATTTTGAATGTCTCACAGACAATCTGTGGTTGTGTTTGTTTCAAATAACTCGAGAAATATTGCTTCAATTTTCCCACTGcctttaattatttcaaactaatttaacaattCCCATAATGTCGTATGAAGTAAATCGTTTTATTGAAATCAGATACTGAATGTTGTTTATTTCTCCCAGTAAAGTTCCCATACGCGGGTCAAACGGTCGGCGAGGTCCGATGGCGTCGCTCCAGTGAGTCAGACGAGCTGAGCGCGCAACGAGCCATCAGACGGGTGCTCGACGCGTGGTGGGGCGAGCGGCGACGGGTGCAGCCTAAACAACTGACTGCCCCTTTCAGACTTACATCCAAGTAAGAGACATTTTACATCCATAATATCTCGTAGTTATAGTTCAAACTTTTCTATGTTTCTATAGGATCTTCAATAGTCAGACTTAATTGTTGTACCTAAATGTCACGAAATGCTCGAAATTTTGGTGTGCAACCGGGCtccaaaatgatttattattttggtattcAATCAATATAAGAAAGAAAGTATTACTCGTGCACAACGCACACACTTATTGGCactttcaaattcaattcaacACTTGATTACTTTGCAAGAGAGAGACACAAATCACAATGACTTTAGTAAGCAATTCTATAAACCACTAAATATTGGCACAGCACTTcctcaaaattaaaacaaaagaatattatCTGACCCTATTTTTTGCTCAGTAAACGGTGTGTTTATACCTCTTCATCCACCGATACTGACAGAGGAACAGTTTGGGGCCACTTCAGCCAGCTCGCAGTGTGGAACCTTCAGGCCGTTGGGTGCGGGGCAGTACGTCACGGCACTGATCACCCTCGGCTGCTGCTGGTCTGTGACTTCTCCCACACCAACATGCTGGGTCAGAGGACGTTGGTGCCTGGGAACACGGCGCCGTGTCCTCAGCATATGGCGAGAAGATTACGGTCTCCATATCCTGCGTTATGTGGACCGGTGAGTTTGATATAGCTTTAACGATTAGGTAACTACTTGATGATTGATGCATGTTGTACCTGATAACGTTGACTGGGTCAATAGAAAAAATTTAAACTTGTTCTAGTAAAAAGCTTATTAAAAACACTCGTGTTATGTCATTTTTATTCGCAAATAATTAGGTACTACTcactgaaacattatattaggctCTCATTTGATTCCAACGATTATACAAAGTTGTCGTACTTTTACACTAAACAATTTTTGACgtttaataaagtatttctGATTTGAATAGATCTAAAGCATGGCCTTCCCTATCCTACTAGTTACTACTACCCTAGTAGTTAGTGAACTACACTATTTTGAAGGCCATGCGTTTTTGCTGTTAAATTAAGTTCCAAACTTAGCGACACACCCTAGCTTGAAAAGAACGATTTTTGATACAGTATAACTATGAAATCTTCAAGGAATGCTTAATAGATGATGATACTTTTACCAAATTAACCAGGTACGACAACCAGCGCCTCACGAGGCGGAACCAGAAGTCGAGGATAACGGCTATGATGATGGAGAGGAAGAAGAAGACGTGGATGATGTGGAAACTGTTGAAAGTAAGCATTTAGTCGTTACTTACCTAGAGTGTATGAAGGAAAAAATCGTGAGCAAACCTTGCATACTTGAGAGTTTTAAAACGGTTTTTTAAGGAGCCGGAAAAATGGTAGGTATGGTGACTTTCCTTTGCTTTCTTCAAAAACTTTTGGACTTGTCTTCGGTAGCATGGTAGGCTAAAGGCTTGAGACCTTGCCCTTTTTTCATTTTGTGATCTTTGCCCAATAGAACAGTAAGTAACAGAGTCAAGTTATGCCTTCGTATATTCGTTAATAAGTAGACTTGGGAAGCTCTTGTAGGACTCTTATAACCGCACAGATCGTTTAACGATTAGaatcaataacaaaacaacGTCGACTCATTAGTCAACATCCTTGATGTTCATACAAAAAGTTACCTTTCTCTTTATatcatgaaataatatttttaaccaaaatcttttttttcctAGTTGACGACGCGCTAACACCAAGTCTGCATAAATCAGGACATCAGAGCGACAACACGGCAGTTTCAATAACAACGGAGACCTCTCTCGCTCCAACGACTGTCAGTTATGAGGAAGTGTCCAAGAATTCTGAGTCTCCGATATTTATTGAGGAACCAGCTCTACATCGTGACCCTTCTGCGAAGAGAGCCTCTCAGCATCCACGTAAGATgactataaatatttcattttctaatAGATTAAGGTTAAGAATATGAATCTTTTGTATATGTAATTGCTTTAGGACATCGTATCACATAAAATAGCCATGCATGGGTACACTCGGTACTTGAATGTCGAGCATATTAATTAGGAGCgattctttatttaatttgatatttcgCTGGCTTAACGATGTTTTCACTATGTATATTAAGAGAGCCAAATAAATGTATCCAGAATTTACTTTGAACTTTAGGCAAGTGTGTAAGTATTATGATTttgccaaaatattataatcattccTTTGAAAACTTTGTTGTTGTATGTTCTAtgttaacaaaacataatacgtttcaacattttgttaattagtgGTAGTCCAACAATACGCAATCACAATGGCCCCCATCCTTCCATCACAAGCAACACGTCAACTAACAATGGAAAGAGATGGAGTTACAGAAGAAGGAATCAGAAGAAAGTCAGACTTTGAACATGACCAGTTCTTCAAGCCCATGGTTAGAGAAAGGCCGACCAAGATGCTGGATAGACCGACGAAAGTACTGGACAGGCCTACGAAGAAACTCGATAGACCTACGAAGAAGTTAGACAGGCCTACTAAAAAGATCTATGACAGACCTTTAGTTAATTGGCGGtaagatagtttatttattagaaactagACTCCTTGTTAGGGTATGAAATGCAACTGTCCATAACGAAGTTTGCATATTCATTACTCTTTGTTCTATCAGAATGAAGATGAGAGATGAAATGAGAGAGATTAATGTGCCTATTATTAAGTAATAGACTCGTCTCGTATAAATAACTTTTCCAACTTGTATTGAGATATTCTTAGTGtagtactttttaaaattcaagCACGCTAACTTTCATTTACTTATATCGAAAATTTACCCACTTTAGCATGGAAATAATTAGCCCTAAGCCCTAAGATCAAacaaagctttttttttaaatcaataactTTCTAACTGAAATAGGTATGGAACTTTGAGAAGCAGAGGCCAATCAACTAAttttaggtcggagaaaaagtcttttcgtagtatagtatatagtatgtatgaacttgtaataaaatctctttggcttcatacatacctattataatgcgaaaagactttttacctgACCTAATATATAGTTTAATGTattatagaatacgggaattaacgcgaacacgtattttaccttaaaatggctaacgtttcggcgctggtaaaaaaaaatatagatatagtGTCCtgtatctaaaataatatctctTTCTGCCCAGAGCTGATCAAGAACGACCTCCAGAACCTGACCGTGGGCAAGAAGTCATACCTCTTACCCGTCGGCCGGCCCACTCAGGTCTTAACCCACGGCTCCTAGAAGTCTACCGTCCCACAGTCCCCGAGGAGACCACGGAAACGACCGAGAGTGTAAACCTATTCAATCATGATGATAAGATCAAAGCAATGTCACACCGAATGCTCATGAAACGTTTAAGATCTTGTTTTCAAATGTTCTTTTGACAAGTATATAGAGTGAAATTGGAAatatgtgtttaattttaagtagttAATAAGTTTGGAGAAATAGAGATGTTATAGTGTCTGGTGTGACACGGCTTTGAAGAATATATTTAATGGTCCAACCTGATATTAAAACGATGCGACATTCCACTGCTGACATCCAATCAGACGGGTTTGGGCCCATGGGTACCAACCATAATTTCCAAGATGAATATAGCTATTATTAGACTTTATATCATGTTATGttgattttcttaaatatttttattgcagtacCGCCATCGATGGAAACAAACGAGATTTAGAGCACAGAGGTAAgactatatatattttttatgtagttcAAGGGCTACATATTATTGTTACCTATCTATCTGCTATCAATCTGCAGAGTAGTAATCAAAACAGCTTGGCCTTAGGCTTGATTTCTTCCTAAGCTGACAACAGTCGAGCGTACGACAACCACTATGCTTTATAGGATACTATACAGCGACGCTGACATGCGGCAGAAGTTTCTATGTACGGTCTGATGTTTGAACGCGTTTAATAAACCAACGCGTTCGAAGATATCGAAAAAGGAAGGGAAGTTTTAACATTATATGCCAATATGCCAATTTATCTGAATGCTTGTTACAGACCGGGTGCCAATGCTCTCCTGTCAACATCGAAACCTCCCAAAAAACTCGAAAGTGTAAGTTCTAGTCTTATCAtcgtaagttttttttaaaattcgCTACACATATTTAGTAGTGGTCAAAAATGCGGGGTTGCGCTAAGATCCCATAGATTCCTCCCTTATTTATAGATTCATATTAACCTACCCTTCGAAATTAACATGATGAAAACTATAAGCAAACATTTTGTGTTTCAAGCAGGAGTGCATACTGTACACATGGTGGTTAAAAACAGcatgaaaatgattaaaaagACCGGTCATTggtatagtaaaattatttaaaatgtcaaatacgTTTGTTACAGAgaccaataaatataaatctggATAAAGAGGACATTGACCAGCTATTCCGCGACACCGGCTTTAACATGGAGTGGAGAAAGAAAACCAATTGATGTACAATATAATGCATAAAACACAACAATgtcgtttcttttattttgcaCACATTTTttacatcgtgaggaaaccttgcatgcctagaatttttttaatacatttattgagggcatgcaaagtccccaacccgcacttggccagcatggtgaacacccctccctcattacgggaggagacccttgcccagctgtgggcacattttttataatgtcaaataaaaaagagcttgattaacccccggtttctgaggtacatttagccgtagtttatctattcaataacgttaaaactcatataaacatgacaatttgagtagataaactacaccgctaaatatacttcagaaaccgggcataagtgcTACGCTGAGTATTAGAATGACTGCCAAATGAGTAGGATTCCCGGTTAAGGTAAAcatctatataataaataaaaaagaatcacCGAAGCGCGCATAGCTTattaacataacaaataaactaaaaccgctgtctttttatgtttgtaactgtcgagACAAGGTGTGTATGGGAGCGATGGGATCACACGTTCCGTGGGACGAACGAAGTCGGGCCATTCCGCTGTGCCTGAATTCTTACAGCAATAAGTAACCGCGCTGTAATCCTGCTCTAGAAAGTCGTgcttttaaaacgtttaagaGCCACCACCATTTTGATGGAGAGGCGCCGGAGTAATACGTCACAAGTTAAGCCTTTGAAAGAAATGAAACGTAATGATTGATGTCAACTCGACATTGTCATTTAACTTCACAATTCACAACAATGTATCACATCTGTATCCAATAATAACCATGATTATAACAATCAATTAATTGCAGTTCAAAACAATGGCCTCGTAAAATAATCCGCAAACAAAAATGCCACGACCACCCTGGCACAGAAAACCGTAACACGAAAGAAATTTACATTTATCTACGATGTGAAACTATGTGTAATATATTCAGATGGAGACGTAGAAAGCTGGACAAACGTACACAAACCACATCacaaaaaaagaagaaaagagTAAGACATGACTTGCGGAATAAACCTGAAGATTTAAGGAAACAGCAAGTGAGAAAACTTAGATCTATAGTTGCAGCTAATCGGCTGAATGCTGGGCCTTCGAAAGTCCGCCGTACAGACAGCAACGAGTCTACTATAGCACACAGTGATCGAGGTTATGAAGCCAGTAATGAATCAGAAACAGACATGGATAGTCCAAATATCTGGTATGATGTCGGCAGCGATGGCGTCGTCCGAAAGCACTACAGTGGTAGACGCAAGACGAAAGAAATGCGCATtaccgaaaaaaaattgtaaatatttctcCATTTGATAATGAACTTGTTGAAATAtactgttattgtttttatcaacTGTTTACTAATATGaattgttttgataattttgtttgttgttttagtcGTAGTAGTTCGGTATTGTAATACGCCTTCTTTTCTAGTAAAATTAGAAGGCACGTCTTGTGCCCTTC from Anticarsia gemmatalis isolate Benzon Research Colony breed Stoneville strain chromosome 24, ilAntGemm2 primary, whole genome shotgun sequence encodes the following:
- the LOC142983644 gene encoding uncharacterized protein LOC142983644 isoform X2, whose product is MWRSVLLWLSVVALSSAIPEEYQYCALRYRRLCQGKGRHVACQFPDPGAGQMCYRYTPIKFTSDLKNFITHYLNRRRQRIASGNERVRGGVHLPKPQLMMLVEWDRELAMLAQRLADQCTFVHDDCRATLKFPYAGQTVGEVRWRRSSESDELSAQRAIRRVLDAWWGERRRVQPKQLTAPFRLTSKGTVWGHFSQLAVWNLQAVGCGAVRHGTDHPRLLLVCDFSHTNMLGQRTLVPGNTAPCPQHMARRLRSPYPALCGPVRQPAPHEAEPEVEDNGYDDGEEEEDVDDVETVEIDDALTPSLHKSGHQSDNTAVSITTETSLAPTTVSYEEVSKNSESPIFIEEPALHRDPSAKRASQHPLVVQQYAITMAPILPSQATRQLTMERDGVTEEGIRRKSDFEHDQFFKPMVRERPTKMLDRPTKVLDRPTKKLDRPTKKLDRPTKKIYDRPLVNWRADQERPPEPDRGQEVIPLTRRPAHSGLNPRLLEVYRPTVPEETTETTESYRHRWKQTRFRAQRPGANALLSTSKPPKKLESRPININLDKEDIDQLFRDTGFNMEWRKKTN
- the LOC142983644 gene encoding uncharacterized protein LOC142983644 isoform X1, with protein sequence MWRSVLLWLSVVALSSAIPEEYQYCALRYRRLCQGKGRHVACQFPDPGAGQMCYRYTPIKFTSDLKNFITHYLNRRRQRIASGNERVRGGVHLPKPQLMMLVEWDRELAMLAQRLADQCTFVHDDCRATLKFPYAGQTVGEVRWRRSSESDELSAQRAIRRVLDAWWGERRRVQPKQLTAPFRLTSNKRCVYTSSSTDTDRGTVWGHFSQLAVWNLQAVGCGAVRHGTDHPRLLLVCDFSHTNMLGQRTLVPGNTAPCPQHMARRLRSPYPALCGPVRQPAPHEAEPEVEDNGYDDGEEEEDVDDVETVEIDDALTPSLHKSGHQSDNTAVSITTETSLAPTTVSYEEVSKNSESPIFIEEPALHRDPSAKRASQHPLVVQQYAITMAPILPSQATRQLTMERDGVTEEGIRRKSDFEHDQFFKPMVRERPTKMLDRPTKVLDRPTKKLDRPTKKLDRPTKKIYDRPLVNWRADQERPPEPDRGQEVIPLTRRPAHSGLNPRLLEVYRPTVPEETTETTESYRHRWKQTRFRAQRPGANALLSTSKPPKKLESRPININLDKEDIDQLFRDTGFNMEWRKKTN